The sequence CAGGGTGGTGGTCAGGCGGCGGCGGAAGAGATCCTGGCTCTCCTCCGTCGACAAGGCCAGCGCCGCAGGATTGACCTCGAGGTAGGTGACGTCGGTGAGGGTGACCACCGAGAACAGGTGCTTGTGACCCAGCTCGTCGAGATAGGCGGTTTCGCCGAACACCTCGTCCTCGCCCAGTTCGACGATCCGCTTGCCGGCCACCGCCAGCTCGACCTTGCCGGTGATCACCAGCCCGAAGCGCTGGTCCTGATCGCCCTCGCGAATCAGCGTGGTGTTGGCCTTGACCGTCCGCCAGCTTGAAATGCGCAAAGCCTCCCACACGTCGACATCGTCGAACTCGGTAAAGAAGGTCAGCTTGCGCAGGGTCGAGAACCGGCTGGTGTCGGGTGGCAGGAACTTGTCATCGACCAGCTGGTAGCGCACCGCCGACAAGTCCTTGGCAAACTCGGCGCCATTCTTGTAGCGCGAGTACAGGTCTTTTTCGAGCGACTTGCGAATTACCTTGTCCATCAGCTCCGGCAGGTCGGGCAGCAGCTGCGAGACCGCGGGCGGGTCGGCGTTGATGATCTTGTAGATCAGCTGGGCCGGGTTCTTCGCCCGGAACGGCAGGCGCCCGGTGAGCAGATGGAACAGCACCACGCCGAGGGAGTACAGGTCGGTCTTCTGGTTGAGCGGGTAGGCCTTGATCTGCTCCGGCGACATGTAGGCCGGTGAGCCGACCCCCATGATGAAGGTCGAGTCGGTGTCGACCCGCTTGTTGATGTTCATCGCCAGACCGAAGTCGGTGATCTTCACGTTGTCCTTGTCGTCGACCAGGATGTTCGCGGGTTTGATGTCCCGATGCACCACGCCTTGCCGATAAGCATAGTCGAGTGCCATGCAGCACTTGAAGATGATGCCGATGGTCCGGTGCACCGGCAGCAGGCTGGAGAAGGTACAGAAACGCTCCAGCGATTCGCCGGGGAAGTACTCCATCACCACATAGGCTTCGTTGGTGCCGACGACGCCCTCGAAGATGCGGATGATGTGGGGGTGGTTGAGCCGGCTGGCCACCGCCCGCTCGGCCTTGAGCAGCTTGAGCAAGCGCCGGTTCCACTTGGCCTCGTCCTTGGACTTGTCGGCGAAGCGGATGTACTTGAGCGCGACCGGCTCCGGATAGGCCGGGCTCTCGGCCAGGTAGACGGTCGCCGTCGCCCCTTTGCCGAGTTCCTTGATGATCCGGAAATCCCCGATCTGTGTCGGGAGATCGCTCATTGAAACCCTCCCCTCGTTTCCGTCGCGAGCGTCGCATCGCCGTATTTCATGCGCGTCATTATGCCCCCGGGCACCGGACTTGATGCAAATCGGCCAGATCCGGGCACAAGAAATTTCTTTTCATCGCGTGCTTGAAATCCGCCCTGACGCCCCAAGCTAGACGAGCATTGCCAAACTCACACCGCATCAGGACCGATCCATGCAAGACAAACAGACGCCCGACGCCCCCGAACAGGCACCGGCCATCGACGTCCATCCGGCGGACGATGCCGCCACGGCCAGCCCCCCGGGAAACACCGCCGCGGCCAGCGAAGCGGACACCATGCCGAGCCTGGAAGAGACCCTGCGCCAGGCCGAACTCAAGGCCAGCGAGCACCACGACGCCTGGCTGCGTGCCAAGGCCGAGACCGAGAACGTGCGCCGCCGCGCCCAGGAAGACATCGCCAAGGCCAGCAAATTCGCGGCCGAGAAATTCGCCCAGGCCATGCTGCCGGTCAAGGACAGCCTGGAAGCCGCGCTCAACGCCGAGAACAGCACGGTCGAGAACCTGCGCAGCGGCGTCGAGCTGACGCTCAAGCAGCTGACGGCCGCCTTCGAGGGCGCCGGCCTGGCCGTGATCGACCCGATGGGCGAGAAGTTCGACCCCAACCTGCACCAGGCCATCAGCGCCCAGCCCGACGACGGCGAGCCCAATCGCGTCATCAACGTGCTGCAGCGCGGCTACAGCCTGCATGAGCGCGTCATCCGCCCGGCGCTGGTGATCGTCTCTGCGCCCAAGGCGGGTTGAAAACCGGCGCACCGCCCCCACTATTGATTGCAACCTCGGACCGGATACCTGGTCCGGCCAGACAAGAATTTCGTTAAAGGAACCATCATGGGAAAGATCATCGGTATCGACCTGGGCACCACCAACAGCTGTGTGTCCGTCATGGAAGGCGGCAAGCCCAAGGTCATCGAAAACTCTGAAGGCGCACGCACCACGCCGTCCGTCGTCGCCTACGCCGAAGACGGCGAGATCCTGTGCGGCGCGCCGGCCAAGCGCCAGGCCGTCACCAACGCCAGGAACACGCTGTTCGCCATCAAGCGCCTGATCGGCCGTCGCTTCGAAGAAAAAGAAGTGCAGAAAGACATCGCGATGATGCCCTACACCATCGCCAAGGCCGACAACGGCGACGCTTGGGTGGAAGTGCGTGGCAAGAAGATTGCCCCGCCGCAGGTCTCTGCCGAAGTGCTGCGCAAGATGAAGAAAACCGCCGAAGACTACCTCGGCGAAGAAGTGACCGAAGCGGTCATCACCGTGCCGGCCTACTTCAACGACAGCCAGCGCCAGGCCACCAAAGACGCCGGCAAGATCGCCGGCCTGGAAGTCAAGCGCATCATCAACGAGCCGACCGCGGCCGCGCTCGCCTTCGGCATGGACAAGAAGCCGGGCGACTCCAAGATTGCCGTGTATGACCTCGGCGGCGGCACCTTCGACATCTCGATCATCGAGATCGCCGACCTCGACGGCGAGCACCAGTTCGAAGTGCTGGCCACCAACGGCGACACCTTCCTGGGTGGCGAAGACTTCGACCAGCGCATCATCGACTACATCGTCACCGAGTTCAAAAAGGAACAGGGCGTCGATCTGAAGAACGACGTGCTGGCCCTGCAGCGCCTGAAGGAAGCCGCCGAGAAGGCCAAGATCGAGCTCTCCTCCAGCACGCAGACCGAGGTCAACCTGCCCTACATCACCGCCGACGCCTCGGGCCCGAAGCACCTCGCCGTCAAGATCACCCGCGCCAAGTTCGAGTCGCTGGTCGAAGAACTGGTGGCCCGCAGCATCGAGCCGTGCCGCGTCGCCATCAAGGATGCCGGCCTGAAAGTCTCGGACATCGACGACGTGATCCTGGTCGGTGGCCAGACCCGCATGCCGCTGGTGCAGGCCAAGGTCAAGGAGTTCTTCGGCAAGGAAGCCCGCCGCGATGTGAACCCGGATGAAGCCGTCGCCATCGGCGCCTCGATCCAGGGCGGCGTGCTGCAAGGTGAAGTCAAGGACGTGCTGCTGCTCGACGTCACCCCGCTGAGCCTCGGCATCGAGACCATGGGCGGCGTGATGACCAAGCTGATCCAGAAGAACACCACCATCCCGACCAAGGCTAGCCAGGTCTTCTCGACCGCCGAGGACAACCAGAACGCGGTGACCATCCATGTGCTGCAGGGCGAGCGCGAGATGGCCGTCGGCAACAAGAGCCTGGGCCAGTTCAACCTGTCGGACATCCCGCCGGCGCCGCGCGGCATGCCGCAGATCGAAGTCACCTTCGACATCGACGCCAACGGCATCCTGCATGTGTCGGCCAAGGACAAGGCCACCGGCAAGGAGAACAAGATCACCATCAAGGCCAACTCCGGCCTGAGTGACGAAGAAGTCGAGCGCATGGTGCGCGACGCCGAGGCGCATGCCGAGGAAGACAAGAAGGCGCACGAACTGGTCGACGCCCGCAACGCCTGCGACACGCTGGTGCATTCGATCAAGAAAGCGCTGGCCGAGCATGGCGACAAGATCGATGCCGACGAAAAAGGCAAGATCGAAGCGGCCATCACCGAAGCTGAAGAGGCGATGAAGTCCAACGACAAGGACACCATCGTGGCCAAGACCGAAGCCCTCGGCCAGGTCAGCCAGAAGCTGGGCGAGAAGATGTACGCCGACGCCCAGGCCCAGGCCGGCGCCGCCGGCGCTGCCGAAGGTGCGCAGGGTGGCAAGGCTGAAGACGCCGACGTGGTCGACGCCGAGTTCACCGAAGTGCAGGACGACAAGAAGTAATCCGTCCCTTCGCGACATCCGGCCGGGCCGTGCCGCACGCTGTGCGGCGCAGTCCGGCCTTTCCACGACAGAGCTGATACACGACCATGGCCAAGCGCGACTACTACGAAACTCTCGGCGTCAATCGCGACGTCTCCGATGCCGACCTCAAAAAGGCTTATCGCAAGCTGGCGATGAAGTTTCACCCTGACCGCAACCCGGACAGCAAGGATGCGGAGGAGCACTTCAAGGAGGTCAAGGAGGCCTATGAGGTACTCTCCGAACCCGACAAGCGTGCCGCCTACGACCGCTACGGCCACGCCGGCGTCGATCCGAGCATGGGTGCGGCCGGCGGCGGGCACGGCTTCGAGGGCTTTGGCGACGCCTTCGGCGACATCTTTGGCGACATCTTCGGTGGCGGTGGCCGCGGCGGGCGCTCGAACGTCTATCGTGGCGCCGACCTGCGCTACAACCTCGAGATCTCGCTCGAAGAGGCCGCCCGCGGCGCCGAAAAAACCATCCGCATTCCGACCCAGGAACGTTGCGACACCTGCGGCGGCAGCGGTGCCAAGGCCGGCACGCAGGCCAAGCCCTGCCCCACCTGCGGCGGTGCCGGCCAGGTGCGCATCCAGCAAGGCTTCTTCTCGATCCAGCAGACCTGCCCGAAATGTCACGGCTCAGGCTCGTACATTCCGGACCCCTGCAGCACCTGCCACGGCGCCGGCCGGGTCAAGAAGCAGAAGACGCTGGAGGTGAAGATCCCCGCCGGTATCGATGAAGGCATGCGCCTGCGTCACGGCGGTCACGGCGAACCGGGCATCAATGGCGGTCCGTCAGGCGACCTGTACGTCGAAATCCATATCAAGCCGCACGCCGTGTTCCAGCGCGAGGGTGACGATCTGCATTGCGAAATGCCGATCAGCTTCGCCACCGCGGCCCTTGGTGGTGATATCGAAATCCCCACGCTCGACGGCATGGCGCGCATCAAGGTGCCCGCCGAAACCCAGACCGGCAAGGTGTTCCGCCTGCGTGGCAAGGGCATCCGCAACGTGCGTTCGCACATCCAGGGCGACCTGATGTGCCATGTCCTGGTCGAGACCCCGGTCAAGCTGACCGATCGCCAGCGTGAACTTCTCGAAGAGTTTCAACGCATTGGCTCCGAGAACGCCGACCGGCAGAACCCCAAGGCCAAGTCCTGGATGGACAAGGTCAAGGACTTCTTCCAGTAACACGCCCCGCACCGGAGCGGCCGCTCGCGCCGCTCCGCCCCCCTTTCGGTCGCGACCGACCGCACATCCCCCCGAACCCCCGCTTCGTCACACCAGCGCCGCCCGAACGTTAACGTTCGCGTCAGCTTGGCTATACTCGCGCATCGAGGAGACACTCTTACAAAAGACATATAACAATGACACGCAAGCTCATTGCGCGCGCACGCCTGGCCCTGGCGGCCAGCGCCCTGCTCGCCACGCTCGTCGGCGCCGTTCAGGCCGACCCCGGCATCACGCCGGACACCATCCACCTGGGCATGTCATCGCCCTTCTCCGGCCCGAACGGCGATTACGGCATCGCGATGCGAAGCGGCGTCCTCGCGGCCCTGGACGAAGTCAACGCCACCGGCGGCATCGGCGGGCGCAAGCTGACCCTGACCGCACTGGATGACGGCTACGAAACCGACCGCGCCGTTGCCAACACCCGGGCGCTGATCGACACCCACCAGGTCTTTGCGCTGCTGGCCTTCTACGGCTCGAGCCCGACCACCGCCGCCATGAAGGTGTTCAGCGACGCGGGCGTCCCTCTGGTCGGCACCATCAGCGGCGCCGACGCCTTGCGCACACCGGTCAACCGCCACATGTTCAACCTGCGGGCCAGCTACGCCGACGAAACCGCGGCCATCGTCAACCATCTGGTGGCGCTGGGCATCACGCGGATCGCGGTGTTCTATCAGGACGACGGTTTTGGCCAGTCCGGGCTCGCCGGCGTGACCGAACGACTCAAGGCCCACCAGCTCGCCCCGGTCGCCACCGGCACCGTGCCACGCAACTCGGTCGAGGTCGGCCCCGCGGTGGCCCAGATCGCCAAGTCAGCGCCTCAGGCGGTGGTCATGGTGACCCTGCTCAAACCCACCGCCGCTTTCGTCACCGCCATGCGCGCGGCCGGCCACAGCCCGCAGTTCGTCACCCTGTCACCCGTCGGCGCCAATCTGCTGGCCGGGGAGATGGGCGAGGCCGGCGCCCGCGGCATCGGTATCACGCAGGTCATGCCCTACCCCTGGAACGACGCGCTTCCGTTGGTCCGGCGCTACCGCAAGGCACTCGCCACGCAGGACACGAACGCCGAGCCGGACTACTACAGCCTGGAAGGCTATGTCACCGGGCGGGTCATGATCGAGGCGCTGCAACGCATCAGCGGCCCCCCGACGCGCGACAAGCTCATCGCCGCGCTCGAACACGCACCGTTCGACCTCGGCGGTCACCGGGTGAGCTTCACGCCAGACGACCATGGCGGCGCCCACTACGTCGACCTGACCATCATTGGCCGCAACGGCCGCATCCTGCGCTAGGGGACATCGCATGTTGCCCGCCCTCCGATTCTCAGCCTCCTCAAAAGGAAACCTCATGCGCGCTCTGACGCTCTGGATCGGCGCCGCCCTGATGGCGACGCTTTCACTGGCACACGCTGAAACCGGCGTCAGTGCCGACCGCATCCTGCTCGGCCAGACCGGCCCCGCCAGCGGCCCGCTGGCCACCCTGAACGAAGAATACGTTGGCGGCGCCCGGCTGTACTTTGACGCCCTCAACCAGCGCGGCGGCATTCACGCGCGGAAGATCGAGCTGCTCGCGCTCGATGACGCCTACGACCCCGCAAAGGCAGAAGCAAACGCCCGCACCCTGATCAGCGAAAAGCAGGTCTTTGCCCTCTTCGCCTGCGTCGGCACCGGCCCCAGCCTGAAGACCATCCCGCTGGCCACCGAAGCACGCGTGCCGTTCATCGCCCCCTATACCGGTGCGGACACCTTGCGCGCGCACAAGCCCGAGGTGTTCCACCTGCGGGCGTCCTACGGCCAGGAAATCGAGAAAATCGTCAGCCATCTGGTCAGTGCGGGCATCACCAGCATCGGCATCGTCCATCACGCCGACAGCTTCGGCACCGCCGGCCTCGAAGCCGCGCGCAAGGCGCTGGCCAGCCGCGGCCTGCGGCCGGTGGTCGAAGCCGCCGTGCAATCCTCGGCCGAGGACGCGGGCACGGCCGCCGGCAAGATCGCCGAGGCCAACCCCGCCGCCTTGATCATGGTCACCGCGGGCAAGAGTTCGATTGGCGTCATGCAGGGCCTGCATGCGCGCGATGCCCACCCGATGCTCTATGGCCTGTCGGTGATCAGCGCCAACCAGCTGATCAGTACGCTGGGCGAAAATGCGCACGGGCTGGTCATCGCGCAGGTCGTACCCTCGCCGTTCCGCTTCGACCACGACGTGGTCCAGGACTACCGCAAGGCGGCCGAAACGGCCAAGGTGGAGATGTCGTATACCTCGCTCGAAGGCTTCATGGCGGCCAAGGTGATCGCCGAGGGGATCACGCGTGCCGGCCCCGAGCTGACGCGCGAAAAACTGATCAAGGCCCTCGAAAGCCTCAATGGCTGGGACGCCGGCGGCGTGAAGATCGGTTTCTCGCCACGCAACCATGTCGCCTCGGAGTTCGTCGACCTGGCGATCATCAGCCGCGGCAAGTACCTGCGCTGATACCCCCTGCCCCGACGATCAGTCGGGGCGGCCGTCGGCCTCCCGGCCCAGGCGGTCGGTATCGGCCGTCATCACGTGGCTGCCTGCCGCCGGCGGGGTCAGCACCCCCTCGCGCTTGAACGCAGCCACCACACGGCTGGCCGTCTCGACGGTAATGCCCAGAATCGCGGCAATATCTGACGAGGCCAGGCGAAACACTTCGGTGCTGCCCGGCTTGGTCTGCAGGCGCAGCAGCAGACGCGCCACCCGCACCCGGGCGGGCGCGCTGCCGGCGGTCAGTTCGGCCAGCCACAACTGGGCTTCGGCCAGCGCGTCGCCCGCCTTCTCTAGCATGCGCTGCCCCAGGCCGGCATCGACGGCGCGAAGCCGATCGAGCGTGACCAGCGGCAGCCGGCACACCCGCACCGGACCAATCGCAATCGCCGAGGCGTCGTACTCCCGCCCGCTGAGCACCTCGAGTCCGGCCAGGTCACCCGGCTTGACGATGCGCACGATGCGCGCCGAGCCGTCAGCGCCGTGGCGCACCAGCTTGAGCGCTCCCTCGCGCACCGTGTACAGCGCGTCGCTGCGCGCGCCCTGGTGATAGAGCACCCGCTTGGCGTCAATGCGCAGATCGTCCAGATTGCCCTGCACCAGCGCGATCTGCTCGGCCCCGAGCGATGAAAACAGCGCCGAATCGCGCACCGGGCACTTGGCGCAATCCGTGTGGCCAGCCCATTGTGAGAGGAGGTGTACTCGCGTCATGGACGCAGTGTGCCCGAATCGGCGCGGCGCTGCCTTGAGCAAACACATACCATGTCAGGCCCGCCGCCAGAGCGTGCCATCGGCCGTATCCTCGAGCACGATGCCGGCCGCCAGCAGTTCGGCGCGGATGCGGTCCGCTGCGGCATAGTCCTTGCCACGTTTCGCGGCCGCGCGCTCGGCAATGGCCGCCTCGATGGCCGCGCCATCCAGCCCCTGGTCATCGCCGGCCTGCAGAAAGGCCATGGCCGAACGCTCGAGCAGGCCGAGCACACTGCCAAGCGCCTGCAACTGTGCAGCGAGCGCGGCACTGCCCGTGCGGTTAACCTCCGCGGCCAACTCGAACAGCACCGCAATGGCCTCAGGCGTGTTGAAATCATCGTCCATGGCAGCGCGGAAACGCGCGGCAAACACACCGTCCCAGTCCACCGCCTCAGTGGCCGCCGGCGCATGCTTGAGCGCGGTGTACAAGCGCGTCAACGCGGTCCGCGCATCATCCAGGTGGGCATCGCTGTAGTTCAACGGGCTGCGATAGTGCGCACGCAGGATGAAGAAACGCACGACCTCGGCGTCGTACTGCTTGAGCACCTCGCGGATGGTGAAGAAGTTGCCCAGGCTCTTGGACATCTTCTCGTTGTCCACCCGCACGAAACCGTTGTGCATCCAGTAGTTCACATACCGGCAATCGTGCGCACCCTCGCTCTGGGCAATTTCGTTTTCATGGTGCGGAAACTGCAGATCCTGCCCGCCACCGTGGATGTCGAACTGCTTGCCCAGCAGCGCCGAGCCCATGGCCGAGCACTCGATGTGCCAGCCCGGGCGCCCTTCGCCCCACGGCGAGGCCCAGCGGGCATCGCGCGGATCATCGTCCTTGGCACGTTTCCAGAGCACGAAGTCGAGCGGATCACGCTTGCCGTCGGCCACATCCACGCGTTCGCCGGCGCGCAGCTCGTCGAGCGACTTGCCCGACAGGCGGCCATACGGCGCAAACTTGCGCACGGCGTAGCACACGTCGGTGTTGTCGGCCACATAGGCCAGGCCGCGCGTCTCGAGCTGGCCGATCATGTCCAGCATGCCATCCACATGCTCGGTGGCGCGCGGCTCGTGGTCGGGCGGCAGCACGCCGAGCATGGCCGCGTCTTCATGCATGGCGGCGATGAAACGGTCGGTCAGCGCCCGGATCGACTCGCCGTTTTCAGCCGCACGACGGATGATCTTGTCGTCGATATCGGTGATGTTGCGCACATAGGTCACGGCGTAGCCGCTGGCCCGCAGCCAGCGCGCCACCATGTCGAAAACCACCATCACGCGCGCATGGCCGAGGTGGCAGTAGTCATACACCGTCATGCCGCACACATACATCCGCACCTTGCCCGGCTCGAGCGGGCGAAATGCTTCTTTGTCTCGCGAAAGGGTGTTGTGAATCATCAACATGGAGCTAGGACCTGTTCTGAAGGGGCTTGACGCCAACACCGGCGCCAATCGCAAAAAAGGCGGGCTCACAGAGAACCCGCCTTGTTTGGCGGCAAGTCGGCAACCGGCCAAGCGCCCCGGATGAGACTCGACAGATGTTTATTGGTAGAATGCCCCGTTGATTTTCCAGCTTTCACCGGCGGCAAATTTGGTGCCGAAGTATATCACAATGAAAAAACGCGATTCTTCCCTCCTGCACGCCGCATACGCCGCGCTGACACTGGCTTTCGGCCACAACGCCTTCGCCTCGGTTCAGGAAATCCAGTCGCTGATTTCGCGCGGACAATACCCCGAAGCGGTCCAGGCCGCCGATGTCGATCTGGGCAGCAACCCGACCGATCCGCAGACCCGCTTCCTCAAGGCGGTCGCGCTCACCGAGCTGAATCGGGTCGAAGACGCCATCGCAGTCTTTCGCAAGC comes from Denitromonas sp. and encodes:
- a CDS encoding serine/threonine protein kinase; the encoded protein is MSDLPTQIGDFRIIKELGKGATATVYLAESPAYPEPVALKYIRFADKSKDEAKWNRRLLKLLKAERAVASRLNHPHIIRIFEGVVGTNEAYVVMEYFPGESLERFCTFSSLLPVHRTIGIIFKCCMALDYAYRQGVVHRDIKPANILVDDKDNVKITDFGLAMNINKRVDTDSTFIMGVGSPAYMSPEQIKAYPLNQKTDLYSLGVVLFHLLTGRLPFRAKNPAQLIYKIINADPPAVSQLLPDLPELMDKVIRKSLEKDLYSRYKNGAEFAKDLSAVRYQLVDDKFLPPDTSRFSTLRKLTFFTEFDDVDVWEALRISSWRTVKANTTLIREGDQDQRFGLVITGKVELAVAGKRIVELGEDEVFGETAYLDELGHKHLFSVVTLTDVTYLEVNPAALALSTEESQDLFRRRLTTTLTKRLGILSATVAKTAPAATAGQALAPGLDLQLIDD
- the grpE gene encoding nucleotide exchange factor GrpE — its product is MQDKQTPDAPEQAPAIDVHPADDAATASPPGNTAAASEADTMPSLEETLRQAELKASEHHDAWLRAKAETENVRRRAQEDIAKASKFAAEKFAQAMLPVKDSLEAALNAENSTVENLRSGVELTLKQLTAAFEGAGLAVIDPMGEKFDPNLHQAISAQPDDGEPNRVINVLQRGYSLHERVIRPALVIVSAPKAG
- the dnaK gene encoding molecular chaperone DnaK; the encoded protein is MGKIIGIDLGTTNSCVSVMEGGKPKVIENSEGARTTPSVVAYAEDGEILCGAPAKRQAVTNARNTLFAIKRLIGRRFEEKEVQKDIAMMPYTIAKADNGDAWVEVRGKKIAPPQVSAEVLRKMKKTAEDYLGEEVTEAVITVPAYFNDSQRQATKDAGKIAGLEVKRIINEPTAAALAFGMDKKPGDSKIAVYDLGGGTFDISIIEIADLDGEHQFEVLATNGDTFLGGEDFDQRIIDYIVTEFKKEQGVDLKNDVLALQRLKEAAEKAKIELSSSTQTEVNLPYITADASGPKHLAVKITRAKFESLVEELVARSIEPCRVAIKDAGLKVSDIDDVILVGGQTRMPLVQAKVKEFFGKEARRDVNPDEAVAIGASIQGGVLQGEVKDVLLLDVTPLSLGIETMGGVMTKLIQKNTTIPTKASQVFSTAEDNQNAVTIHVLQGEREMAVGNKSLGQFNLSDIPPAPRGMPQIEVTFDIDANGILHVSAKDKATGKENKITIKANSGLSDEEVERMVRDAEAHAEEDKKAHELVDARNACDTLVHSIKKALAEHGDKIDADEKGKIEAAITEAEEAMKSNDKDTIVAKTEALGQVSQKLGEKMYADAQAQAGAAGAAEGAQGGKAEDADVVDAEFTEVQDDKK
- the dnaJ gene encoding molecular chaperone DnaJ; this encodes MAKRDYYETLGVNRDVSDADLKKAYRKLAMKFHPDRNPDSKDAEEHFKEVKEAYEVLSEPDKRAAYDRYGHAGVDPSMGAAGGGHGFEGFGDAFGDIFGDIFGGGGRGGRSNVYRGADLRYNLEISLEEAARGAEKTIRIPTQERCDTCGGSGAKAGTQAKPCPTCGGAGQVRIQQGFFSIQQTCPKCHGSGSYIPDPCSTCHGAGRVKKQKTLEVKIPAGIDEGMRLRHGGHGEPGINGGPSGDLYVEIHIKPHAVFQREGDDLHCEMPISFATAALGGDIEIPTLDGMARIKVPAETQTGKVFRLRGKGIRNVRSHIQGDLMCHVLVETPVKLTDRQRELLEEFQRIGSENADRQNPKAKSWMDKVKDFFQ
- a CDS encoding ABC transporter substrate-binding protein; the protein is MTRKLIARARLALAASALLATLVGAVQADPGITPDTIHLGMSSPFSGPNGDYGIAMRSGVLAALDEVNATGGIGGRKLTLTALDDGYETDRAVANTRALIDTHQVFALLAFYGSSPTTAAMKVFSDAGVPLVGTISGADALRTPVNRHMFNLRASYADETAAIVNHLVALGITRIAVFYQDDGFGQSGLAGVTERLKAHQLAPVATGTVPRNSVEVGPAVAQIAKSAPQAVVMVTLLKPTAAFVTAMRAAGHSPQFVTLSPVGANLLAGEMGEAGARGIGITQVMPYPWNDALPLVRRYRKALATQDTNAEPDYYSLEGYVTGRVMIEALQRISGPPTRDKLIAALEHAPFDLGGHRVSFTPDDHGGAHYVDLTIIGRNGRILR
- a CDS encoding ABC transporter substrate-binding protein, giving the protein MRALTLWIGAALMATLSLAHAETGVSADRILLGQTGPASGPLATLNEEYVGGARLYFDALNQRGGIHARKIELLALDDAYDPAKAEANARTLISEKQVFALFACVGTGPSLKTIPLATEARVPFIAPYTGADTLRAHKPEVFHLRASYGQEIEKIVSHLVSAGITSIGIVHHADSFGTAGLEAARKALASRGLRPVVEAAVQSSAEDAGTAAGKIAEANPAALIMVTAGKSSIGVMQGLHARDAHPMLYGLSVISANQLISTLGENAHGLVIAQVVPSPFRFDHDVVQDYRKAAETAKVEMSYTSLEGFMAAKVIAEGITRAGPELTREKLIKALESLNGWDAGGVKIGFSPRNHVASEFVDLAIISRGKYLR
- a CDS encoding Crp/Fnr family transcriptional regulator, whose protein sequence is MTRVHLLSQWAGHTDCAKCPVRDSALFSSLGAEQIALVQGNLDDLRIDAKRVLYHQGARSDALYTVREGALKLVRHGADGSARIVRIVKPGDLAGLEVLSGREYDASAIAIGPVRVCRLPLVTLDRLRAVDAGLGQRMLEKAGDALAEAQLWLAELTAGSAPARVRVARLLLRLQTKPGSTEVFRLASSDIAAILGITVETASRVVAAFKREGVLTPPAAGSHVMTADTDRLGREADGRPD
- the cysS gene encoding cysteine--tRNA ligase → MLMIHNTLSRDKEAFRPLEPGKVRMYVCGMTVYDYCHLGHARVMVVFDMVARWLRASGYAVTYVRNITDIDDKIIRRAAENGESIRALTDRFIAAMHEDAAMLGVLPPDHEPRATEHVDGMLDMIGQLETRGLAYVADNTDVCYAVRKFAPYGRLSGKSLDELRAGERVDVADGKRDPLDFVLWKRAKDDDPRDARWASPWGEGRPGWHIECSAMGSALLGKQFDIHGGGQDLQFPHHENEIAQSEGAHDCRYVNYWMHNGFVRVDNEKMSKSLGNFFTIREVLKQYDAEVVRFFILRAHYRSPLNYSDAHLDDARTALTRLYTALKHAPAATEAVDWDGVFAARFRAAMDDDFNTPEAIAVLFELAAEVNRTGSAALAAQLQALGSVLGLLERSAMAFLQAGDDQGLDGAAIEAAIAERAAAKRGKDYAAADRIRAELLAAGIVLEDTADGTLWRRA